From a region of the Candidatus Azobacteroides pseudotrichonymphae genomovar. CFP2 genome:
- the lysS gene encoding lysine--tRNA ligase, producing MIDLSEQEIFRRKSLEELKSRGIDPYPADEYIVTDYSTEIKRGFREDSPRWEVSVAGRMMSRRIMGKVSFVELQDSVGRIQLYIKCDSLCPNENKDLYYIVFKKLLDIGDFIGIKGYVFCTQTGEISIHVNSLTLLSKSLRPLPIVKSKDGMTYDSYNDVELRYRQRYVDLIVNEGTKDIFLKRTKIFNSVRSFFNEKGYIEVDTPVLQSIPGGAAARPFVTHHNALDIPCYLRIANELYLKRLIVGGFEGVYEFSRNFRNEGIDKVHNPEFTVVEVYVSYKDYKWMMNFTEQMLEHICIEILGSTELKIGEYIINFKAPYRRITMIDVIEENTGVNIAGMNENQLREVCRFLHIEEDKTMSSGKLIDEIFGKKCEWKYIQPTFIIDYPKEMSPLCKCHRQNAELTERFELIVNGFELANAYSELNDPIDQRKRFEDQLKLSKKGDNEAMFIDQDFLRALEYGMPPTSGMGIGMDRLVMLLTKQTSIQEVLLFPHMRPEKLDY from the coding sequence ATAATTGATTTGAGTGAACAAGAGATATTTCGTCGTAAAAGTCTAGAAGAATTAAAAAGTAGAGGAATTGACCCCTATCCTGCCGACGAATACATTGTAACGGATTATTCCACAGAAATAAAAAGGGGCTTTAGAGAGGATTCTCCACGATGGGAGGTGTCTGTTGCAGGGCGAATGATGAGTCGTCGGATTATGGGTAAGGTTTCTTTTGTGGAGCTTCAAGATTCTGTTGGCAGAATACAACTTTATATTAAGTGCGATAGTCTTTGCCCGAATGAGAATAAGGATCTTTATTATATAGTATTTAAAAAATTACTAGATATTGGCGATTTTATTGGTATAAAGGGATATGTTTTTTGTACACAAACAGGTGAGATATCTATACATGTGAATAGCTTGACGTTACTTTCTAAATCTTTGCGTCCACTACCTATTGTCAAATCTAAAGATGGAATGACTTATGATTCTTATAATGATGTTGAATTACGTTATCGTCAACGATATGTAGATTTAATTGTCAATGAGGGTACTAAGGATATTTTTCTGAAAAGAACAAAAATTTTCAATTCTGTACGTAGCTTTTTCAATGAAAAAGGTTACATAGAAGTAGATACCCCTGTTTTGCAAAGTATACCGGGTGGAGCAGCTGCTCGTCCGTTTGTTACCCACCATAATGCATTAGATATCCCTTGCTATTTACGTATTGCTAATGAGTTATATCTGAAACGGTTAATTGTTGGTGGATTTGAAGGTGTCTACGAATTTTCTCGTAATTTTCGTAACGAGGGTATTGATAAAGTACACAATCCGGAGTTTACAGTTGTAGAAGTTTATGTTTCTTATAAAGACTACAAGTGGATGATGAATTTTACCGAACAAATGCTTGAACATATTTGCATAGAGATTTTGGGTAGCACAGAGTTGAAGATAGGAGAATATATAATCAATTTCAAAGCTCCTTATAGAAGAATTACTATGATTGATGTTATTGAAGAAAATACGGGTGTTAATATTGCTGGAATGAATGAAAATCAATTGCGAGAGGTTTGTCGTTTTCTACATATAGAAGAAGATAAAACAATGAGTAGTGGGAAACTCATTGATGAGATATTTGGTAAAAAATGTGAGTGGAAATATATTCAACCAACATTTATAATTGACTACCCGAAAGAGATGTCTCCCCTTTGTAAATGCCATCGACAAAATGCCGAATTGACAGAACGTTTTGAATTGATAGTAAATGGATTTGAATTAGCTAATGCATATTCGGAATTGAATGATCCAATTGATCAACGTAAACGTTTTGAAGATCAATTGAAGCTTTCGAAAAAAGGAGATAATGAAGCAATGTTTATAGATCAAGACTTTTTACGTGCATTGGAATATGGAATGCCTCCAACTTCAGGAATGGGAATTGGGATGGATCGTTTAGTAATGTTGTTAACAAAACAAACTTCTATTCAAGAAGTACTTCTTTTCCCTCATATGCGTCCGGAGAAATTAGATTATTAA
- the recF gene encoding DNA replication/repair protein RecF (All proteins in this family for which functions are known are DNA-binding proteins that assist the filamentation of RecA onto DNA for the initiation of recombination or recombinational repair.), whose protein sequence is MIIEIVTILNFKNIEEGSLSFSPKINYLLGDNGMGKTNLLDALYYLAFTKNHTNLTDSQLINYNKDFAVLHAFYKDKDNIEEIYCGIKLKQRKIFKRNKKEYKKLSEHIGLIPTVMVSPNDTNMIQFGSNERRKFADMLISQYDKEYLRTLIYYNQALQQRNFLLRNALPSLSGEEFEIWEEQMGTTGEIIYQKRKNFTTDFLPLFKEYYYTISDKNETIDLEYVSHLDDHSLFELLYEKRERDKILGFTSTGIHKDDFNFLLNNFLIRKIGSQGQNKTYLIALKLAQFSFLVQKGLSIPILLLDDLFDKLDAKRVEKIIRLLAQKTFGQIFITDTNRKHLDNILTKMQHAYKLFYVSNGTIREIL, encoded by the coding sequence TGGAGATAATGGTATGGGAAAGACAAATTTGCTTGATGCTCTGTATTACCTCGCTTTTACAAAAAATCACACTAATCTGACAGATTCTCAATTAATTAATTACAATAAAGACTTTGCGGTTCTTCATGCTTTTTACAAAGATAAGGACAACATAGAGGAGATTTACTGTGGCATAAAGCTTAAACAACGAAAAATTTTCAAACGGAATAAAAAAGAGTATAAGAAACTTTCCGAACATATTGGATTAATTCCGACAGTGATGGTCTCTCCCAACGATACAAATATGATCCAATTCGGAAGTAATGAGCGTAGAAAATTTGCTGATATGCTTATTAGTCAATACGACAAAGAATATTTGAGAACATTGATTTATTATAATCAAGCTTTACAACAAAGGAATTTTTTATTAAGGAATGCTCTTCCTTCTCTATCTGGCGAAGAGTTTGAAATATGGGAAGAACAAATGGGGACTACTGGTGAAATTATATATCAAAAAAGAAAGAATTTTACAACTGACTTTTTGCCTTTATTTAAGGAATATTATTATACCATTAGTGATAAGAATGAAACAATAGACTTGGAATATGTGTCTCATTTAGACGATCATTCCTTATTTGAATTATTGTATGAAAAAAGAGAACGGGATAAAATATTAGGATTTACTAGCACAGGAATTCATAAGGATGACTTTAACTTTTTACTTAATAATTTTTTAATTCGTAAAATTGGTTCACAGGGTCAAAATAAAACTTATTTGATTGCTTTGAAATTGGCACAATTTAGTTTTTTGGTTCAAAAGGGGCTGTCTATCCCTATATTGTTGCTAGATGATTTATTTGATAAACTAGATGCTAAGCGAGTAGAAAAAATTATTCGCCTGTTAGCCCAAAAAACTTTCGGACAAATATTTATTACTGATACTAACCGTAAACATCTAGATAATATTTTAACAAAAATGCAACATGCTTATAAACTTTTTTATGTAAGCAATGGAACAATTAGAGAAATTTTATGA
- a CDS encoding glucose-6-phosphate isomerase → MKLDIKLSSSMFKTLKAMTKEQVVAQAVKTKECNRMLEVGNGKGRDFLGWLHFPSSVIEKDMDDIQLTANSFRTDCEVVVIVGIGGSYLGARAVITALANSFGALKNERPVVVYAGHNISEDYLYELSEYLEGKKFGIINISKSGTTTEPALAFRILKKQLEDSIGKMNAQKHIVAVTDKARGALHNLAVKEKYKTYIIPDDIGGRFSVLTPVGLLPIAIAGINIKQLIAGATDMERATSSDIPFENNPAELYASTRNELYKIGKKIEILANFNPKLHYVAEWWKQLYSESEGKQHKGIFTAVVDFTTDLHSMGQWIQEAERTVFETVISIASPKYKVEVPLDSQDLDGLNFLSGKRVDYINKMAELGTQIAHVEGDVPNIKIELPELNEYHLGQLLYFFERACGISGYLLEVNPFDQPGVESYKKNMFALLNKPGFEHLKPGNEIRSKLYDF, encoded by the coding sequence ATGAAATTAGATATCAAATTGAGCAGCTCGATGTTTAAAACATTAAAAGCAATGACAAAAGAGCAAGTTGTTGCACAAGCAGTTAAAACTAAAGAATGTAATAGAATGTTGGAAGTTGGAAATGGAAAAGGAAGAGATTTTCTGGGATGGTTACATTTCCCTTCTTCTGTTATAGAAAAAGATATGGATGATATTCAGTTAACTGCCAATAGTTTTCGTACTGACTGTGAAGTTGTTGTAATAGTTGGTATTGGTGGCAGTTATTTAGGTGCAAGAGCAGTAATTACTGCTCTTGCAAATTCATTCGGTGCTTTGAAAAATGAACGACCAGTAGTTGTTTATGCTGGTCATAATATTAGTGAAGATTATTTATACGAATTGTCTGAATATTTAGAAGGGAAAAAATTTGGTATTATAAATATTTCTAAATCTGGTACTACTACTGAGCCAGCATTGGCTTTCCGTATTTTGAAAAAACAATTGGAAGATTCTATAGGGAAAATGAATGCTCAAAAGCACATTGTTGCTGTAACAGATAAAGCACGAGGTGCTTTACATAATTTGGCAGTCAAAGAGAAATACAAGACTTATATTATACCAGATGATATAGGAGGCCGTTTTTCTGTCCTAACGCCAGTAGGATTATTACCGATTGCGATAGCCGGAATAAATATTAAGCAACTAATTGCGGGTGCAACTGATATGGAGAGAGCAACATCAAGTGATATCCCTTTTGAAAATAATCCAGCTGAACTTTATGCATCCACTCGTAACGAATTGTACAAAATTGGTAAGAAAATAGAAATTCTTGCTAACTTTAATCCAAAGTTGCATTATGTTGCTGAATGGTGGAAACAACTCTATAGTGAAAGTGAAGGGAAACAACATAAAGGTATTTTTACGGCTGTAGTAGATTTTACTACTGATCTACATTCTATGGGACAATGGATTCAGGAGGCAGAAAGGACTGTTTTTGAAACAGTAATATCTATTGCTAGTCCTAAATATAAAGTAGAAGTTCCATTGGATAGTCAAGATTTGGACGGATTGAATTTTTTATCGGGTAAGCGAGTGGATTATATTAATAAAATGGCAGAATTAGGTACACAAATTGCTCATGTAGAGGGAGATGTCCCAAATATTAAGATAGAACTTCCGGAATTGAATGAATATCATTTAGGGCAACTACTGTATTTTTTTGAAAGAGCCTGTGGTATCAGTGGTTATCTATTGGAAGTTAATCCTTTCGATCAGCCAGGTGTAGAATCATATAAAAAGAATATGTTTGCTTTGCTTAATAAACCCGGATTTGAACATTTGAAACCAGGGAACGAAATTAGAAGTAAATTATATGACTTTTGA
- a CDS encoding NAD(P)H-dependent glycerol-3-phosphate dehydrogenase codes for MNNACEIGILGGGSWATAISKIISDNCLNFHWYMRRIEQIEEFKALKHNPFYLPNVKFDIERISFHSNINEVVEKCDILFFVVPSPFLKQHLQTLYLPLKGKFIVSAIKGIVPDENILVSDFFIKNYDVSVDSIAMLGGPCHAEEVSLERLSYITVGCDNEEYGQRLAKLFTTNYVKVIVSKDISGIGYVSTLKNVYAIAAGICQGLKYGDNFRAVLISNSMMELEHFVKIVSPMSRNLYDSAYLGDLLVTAYSRFSRNQLFGIMIGKGYSIVAAQMGMGMVAEGYFGVKCIKEINNTYRVDMPILDAVYSVLYEKKPVRSVVQKLSRILG; via the coding sequence ATGAATAATGCATGTGAAATAGGAATATTAGGAGGTGGTAGTTGGGCTACCGCTATTTCTAAAATTATTTCTGACAATTGTCTTAACTTTCATTGGTATATGCGTCGTATAGAGCAGATTGAAGAATTCAAAGCATTAAAACATAATCCGTTTTATTTGCCAAATGTAAAGTTTGATATAGAGAGGATATCCTTTCATAGTAATATTAATGAAGTTGTTGAAAAATGTGATATTTTATTTTTTGTCGTTCCTTCTCCATTTCTCAAACAGCATCTTCAAACTCTTTACTTGCCATTGAAAGGCAAATTTATTGTATCAGCCATCAAAGGTATTGTCCCTGATGAAAATATTTTAGTAAGTGATTTTTTTATTAAAAATTACGATGTTTCGGTAGATAGTATTGCTATGTTAGGAGGACCTTGCCATGCTGAAGAAGTCTCTTTGGAAAGATTATCTTATATCACAGTGGGATGTGACAATGAAGAGTATGGGCAGAGATTGGCAAAATTATTTACTACAAACTATGTGAAAGTAATTGTTAGTAAGGACATTTCTGGTATAGGGTACGTTTCGACATTAAAAAATGTATATGCTATTGCAGCTGGTATTTGTCAGGGCTTAAAGTATGGTGATAATTTTCGAGCGGTTCTTATTTCTAATTCAATGATGGAATTGGAACATTTTGTTAAAATTGTAAGTCCTATGTCAAGAAATTTGTATGATTCGGCTTATTTGGGCGATTTATTGGTAACGGCTTATTCGAGATTTAGTCGTAATCAACTTTTTGGAATAATGATAGGCAAAGGATATTCTATTGTAGCAGCCCAAATGGGAATGGGAATGGTTGCAGAAGGATATTTCGGGGTTAAATGTATCAAAGAAATTAATAACACATACCGCGTGGATATGCCCATATTAGATGCAGTATACTCTGTTTTGTACGAAAAAAAACCAGTGAGGTCTGTAGTGCAAAAATTATCGAGGATACTTGGGTAA